The following are from one region of the Magallana gigas chromosome 6, xbMagGiga1.1, whole genome shotgun sequence genome:
- the LOC105344322 gene encoding uncharacterized protein, with protein MRPAIPLIAGIVLGILGKNGNGASVSIPDESIKEICAGDTICEDIKLEANTSQIIEVILRQQQSNTFLQCSISPNEEPKCAPDSSVSFKYQRETQILQFCMKFNQTKHSENKMVVKRNEEIYLTILLLSCKDDFKASAVHNKTHVTVTCEHDAFKFSNSGIEIEGESNIVAQCVWSRQCIGAEEVASGIQFITEYDPKIKYSCAMDGQSVQINYTEQENHIPHQGIPNSDQGTGRPNLLTCLYFCIIGFLSRLFIYNMIYNIHINVI; from the exons ATGAGGCCAGCGATTCCATTAATTGCCGGGATAGTTTTGGGCATACTAGGAAAAAATG gaaatGGTGCGTCAGTGTCCATTCCTGATGAATCTATTAAGGAGATTTGTGCTGGAGACACAATTTGTGAAGATATCAAGCTAGAAGCAAACACTAGCCAAATAATTGAGGTCATTCTGCGGCAACAACAAAGCAATACTTTTCTTCAATGCAGTATAAGTCCCAACGAAGAACCCAAATGCGCACCAGATTCTTCTGTTTCGTTCAAGTACCAAAGAGAAACTCAAATATTACAGTTCTGCATGAAATTCAACCAAACGAAACATTCTGAAAATAAGATGGTCGTGAAAAGAAATGAAGAgatttatttgacaatattgCTTCTGTCATGCA AGGATGATTTTAAAGCATCTGCTGTTCATAACAAAACCCACGTGACAGTCACGTGTGAGCACGATGCTTTCAAGTTTTCAAACAGCGGGATTGAAATTGAAGGAGAAAGCAACATCGTGGCGCAGTGCGTATGGAGCAGACAATGCATTGGAGCTGAAG AGGTGGCCAGTGGGATTCAGTTTATCACAGAATATGACCCAAAGATCAAATACAGTTGTGCAATGGATGGTCAGTCGGTCCAAATTAATTATACGGAACAAGAAAATCATATTCCACATCAAG gaATCCCCAACTCAGATCAAG GCACTGGTAGACCCAATCTACTGACCTGtctatatttttgtattattggTTTTCTTTCTCggttatttatttacaatatgatatacaatattcATATCAATGTTATCTGA